One window from the genome of Nitrospira defluvii encodes:
- a CDS encoding amylo-alpha-1,6-glucosidase has protein sequence MMHNSTNQTFEPGLTPTPVDFGREICGDLYTAEHREWLVTNGIGGFASGTVAGLLTRRYHGLLFAALMPPLGRTLLATKFDETIEYDGEVISLCANRWAGGAIDPHGYRFLERFRLEGTTPVWTFAFADALLEKRIWMQQGANTTFVRYDLIRGRASMKLTVKALVNYRDYHSTTHANGWQFTIEPVNRGVRISAFEGATSYYLFSDSAIVEPTHVWHHSMDLSAERARGLEDHEDHLQAGIFSAELQLGESVTLIASTDSNAGESKRSSREEQRQHERTVLDSFYSAHPDLPETVPAWTQQLILAADQFIVERSISAQSEGRSVIAGYPWFGDWGRDTMISLPGLTLTTGRPEIARTTLQTFALVTDRGMLPNRFPDAGETPEYNTADATLWFFEAVRQYYAVTQDRQLLREIFPVLEDIIAWHIRGTRFHIQMDPQDGLLYAGEPGVQLTWMDAKVGDWVVTPRIGKPIEVNALWLNALTTLIQFAAILNKPAHLYVATAERVRVNFQRFWNDATGWCFDVIDGEAGPDASLRPNQLFAVSLPDSPLRPEQQRAVVDICARHLLTSFGLRSLAQNDPQYVGRYSGDPRERDAAYHQGTVWGWLIGPFIHAHLRVYKNPGIAATFLAPFIHHVQTHGLGSASEIFDGDPPFTPHGCPAQAWTVAEVLRAWHAIQSMAHDIQEKGSAPPAQPSKRTETRKPRSRERDGAKR, from the coding sequence ATGATGCACAATTCAACCAATCAGACGTTTGAACCTGGCCTCACCCCTACACCAGTGGACTTCGGGAGAGAGATCTGTGGCGATCTTTACACGGCTGAGCACCGGGAATGGCTCGTGACCAATGGCATCGGTGGGTTTGCTTCCGGGACAGTCGCAGGGTTGCTGACTCGCCGTTACCACGGGCTCCTATTTGCAGCACTCATGCCCCCGCTGGGCCGCACCTTATTGGCGACCAAGTTCGATGAGACGATTGAATATGATGGAGAAGTGATTTCTCTCTGCGCCAACCGTTGGGCTGGCGGAGCGATCGATCCCCACGGCTATCGATTTCTCGAGCGGTTTCGTTTAGAAGGAACGACCCCGGTGTGGACATTTGCGTTCGCAGACGCACTCCTGGAGAAACGTATCTGGATGCAACAGGGCGCCAACACCACCTTCGTTCGGTACGACCTGATCCGTGGTCGGGCGTCGATGAAGTTGACTGTTAAGGCGTTGGTTAACTATCGCGATTATCATTCCACCACGCATGCCAACGGGTGGCAATTCACCATAGAACCTGTCAATCGCGGAGTACGGATTAGTGCGTTTGAAGGCGCTACGTCCTACTACCTCTTTTCTGACTCTGCCATCGTCGAACCAACCCACGTGTGGCACCACAGCATGGATCTGTCCGCAGAACGTGCGCGGGGGCTTGAGGACCATGAGGATCACCTGCAGGCGGGCATATTCTCAGCTGAGCTTCAACTGGGTGAATCGGTGACGCTTATTGCCAGTACGGATTCCAACGCAGGCGAATCGAAGCGCTCAAGCCGGGAAGAGCAGCGGCAGCATGAGCGGACGGTGCTTGACTCGTTTTACTCCGCCCATCCTGATCTACCCGAAACCGTACCCGCATGGACTCAGCAGTTGATCCTCGCTGCAGACCAATTCATTGTCGAACGATCCATTTCAGCGCAATCTGAGGGCCGATCGGTCATTGCGGGGTATCCTTGGTTCGGTGACTGGGGGCGGGACACGATGATCAGCCTGCCTGGATTGACACTCACCACTGGTCGTCCCGAGATTGCCCGAACTACTCTACAGACATTTGCCCTGGTGACTGACCGAGGAATGCTTCCCAACCGCTTCCCCGATGCCGGTGAAACGCCCGAGTACAACACCGCGGATGCGACCTTGTGGTTTTTCGAAGCAGTTCGCCAGTATTACGCCGTGACGCAGGATCGGCAGTTGTTGCGCGAGATCTTCCCCGTCTTGGAAGACATTATTGCATGGCATATTCGGGGAACCCGGTTCCACATTCAAATGGATCCACAAGATGGGCTGCTGTATGCCGGAGAGCCAGGAGTACAGCTCACCTGGATGGATGCCAAAGTAGGCGACTGGGTGGTGACCCCGCGAATAGGCAAGCCGATCGAGGTGAATGCCCTCTGGTTGAATGCGCTAACCACCCTCATCCAGTTTGCCGCAATCTTGAACAAGCCCGCGCACCTCTATGTGGCAACGGCAGAACGAGTGCGCGTGAACTTTCAACGATTTTGGAATGATGCCACTGGCTGGTGTTTTGATGTGATTGATGGGGAGGCTGGACCAGACGCTTCCCTCCGGCCCAACCAGCTATTTGCCGTTTCTCTCCCAGATAGCCCGCTGCGACCCGAGCAGCAGCGCGCGGTGGTGGACATATGTGCGCGACATCTGTTGACCTCTTTCGGCCTCCGCAGCCTGGCGCAAAATGATCCACAGTATGTCGGTCGATATAGTGGCGATCCTCGTGAACGCGATGCCGCCTATCACCAGGGCACTGTCTGGGGTTGGCTCATTGGGCCGTTCATTCACGCCCACCTCCGCGTCTACAAAAATCCCGGCATCGCGGCAACGTTTCTAGCGCCATTTATCCATCATGTGCAGACCCATGGACTTGGCAGTGCCAGTGAAATATTTGACGGAGACCCCCCCTTTACTCCACATGGCTGCCCAGCACAGGCTTGGACGGTAGCCGAAGTTCTCCGTGCCTGGCATGCCATTCAGTCGATGGCACACGACATTCAGGAGAAGGGCAGCGCTCCTCCTGCGCAACCGAGTAAGCGAACCGAGACAAGAAAACCTCGATCCAGAGAAAGAGACGGTGCCAAGCGATGA
- a CDS encoding TVP38/TMEM64 family protein gives MKEIPCAVEHPVTRETAHPTPPSHQGSVPSESASGPRSGKFIIAAVIGLAIGAFFWFDMDAYLTLETVKANRDRLLAFTDEHHAAAVASFIVTYSLVTGLSLPGATILTLVGGFLFGSLWGTAFVNLGATGGATLAFLTARYLLRGWVEQTFGQKLGPIQEGFAKNAFSYLVTLRLVPLFPFFLVNLVSGLTRVRLGTYVLATALGIVPGSFVYAYAGRQLGTINSLKEIASPNVILAFTLLGLLALVPILYRRFAGKPVEPVNRTEAPSHP, from the coding sequence ATGAAGGAAATACCTTGTGCCGTAGAACACCCGGTCACGCGCGAGACGGCACATCCGACACCACCATCTCATCAGGGCTCGGTGCCCTCCGAATCAGCGAGCGGGCCGCGTTCCGGCAAATTCATCATCGCCGCAGTGATTGGACTCGCCATCGGCGCATTCTTCTGGTTCGACATGGATGCGTATCTCACGCTGGAGACGGTGAAAGCGAACCGTGATCGGCTCCTGGCCTTCACTGACGAACATCACGCCGCCGCCGTGGCGAGCTTTATCGTCACCTACAGTCTGGTCACCGGCTTGTCGCTTCCCGGCGCCACGATATTGACCCTCGTCGGAGGCTTTCTCTTCGGGAGCCTGTGGGGCACAGCCTTCGTGAATCTCGGGGCGACCGGCGGAGCCACGCTCGCGTTTTTGACCGCTCGCTATCTCTTGCGCGGGTGGGTCGAGCAGACGTTCGGCCAGAAGCTGGGTCCGATTCAAGAGGGGTTTGCAAAGAACGCCTTCAGCTACCTCGTGACGCTCCGGCTCGTTCCCTTGTTCCCGTTCTTCCTGGTCAACTTGGTGTCGGGCCTGACGCGGGTCCGCCTCGGCACCTATGTGCTCGCGACGGCCCTGGGCATTGTGCCCGGTAGCTTCGTCTATGCTTACGCCGGGCGTCAATTGGGCACGATCAATTCGCTCAAGGAAATTGCCTCGCCCAACGTGATTCTGGCCTTCACCTTGTTGGGACTACTCGCCCTGGTGCCGATTCTGTATCGGCGATTTGCCGGCAAACCAGTTGAACCGGTGAATCGTACAGAGGCTCCCTCTCACCCATGA
- a CDS encoding IS630 family transposase has product MHRQDDARTLAPAAQAHLRRLAVKAVRAGLRQTAAAKTYGVSVRAVNKWVAIDKVGGLRALKLKRRGRRLGQGGRMRVAHAQRIRSLIVGQMPAQLRLPFYLWTRAAVASLIAREYGITVSLVTVGRYLRAWGLSPQKPVRRAYERNDAAIARWLKQEYPAIARQARRDKAAIYWGDEMGLRSDHVTGTSYAPVGQTPVIRATGQRFGCNMISAITNKGALAFMVFQGKFKAPVFVTFLQRLLKQVVGKIYLIVDGHPVHKSRKATRFAATHSSQLRLIRMPGYCPELNHDELLNQDVKTNGLGKSRPTNRTELMAIVRRHLYRRQKQPQVITNLFHEKHVRYAAS; this is encoded by the coding sequence ATGCACAGACAAGACGATGCCAGGACACTGGCTCCGGCGGCACAGGCGCACTTGCGGCGGTTGGCCGTCAAAGCCGTGCGCGCAGGTCTCAGGCAGACCGCGGCGGCCAAGACTTATGGGGTGAGCGTACGTGCGGTGAACAAGTGGGTGGCGATCGACAAGGTCGGCGGGCTGCGCGCCTTGAAGCTGAAGCGCCGGGGCCGCCGGCTTGGACAGGGCGGACGGATGCGCGTCGCTCACGCGCAGCGCATCCGTAGCCTGATCGTGGGCCAGATGCCCGCTCAGTTGAGGCTGCCGTTCTATCTCTGGACGCGCGCGGCGGTGGCGAGCCTGATCGCGCGAGAATATGGGATCACGGTGTCGCTCGTGACCGTGGGGCGGTACCTCCGGGCTTGGGGCTTGAGCCCGCAGAAGCCGGTGCGGCGCGCCTACGAGAGGAACGATGCGGCCATCGCGCGGTGGCTGAAGCAGGAATACCCAGCGATTGCCCGGCAGGCCAGACGGGACAAGGCGGCGATCTACTGGGGCGACGAGATGGGGCTGCGCAGCGACCACGTCACGGGTACGAGCTATGCCCCGGTGGGACAAACCCCTGTGATACGGGCCACCGGCCAGCGCTTCGGGTGCAACATGATCTCGGCCATCACCAATAAGGGGGCGCTCGCCTTCATGGTGTTTCAGGGCAAATTCAAGGCACCCGTCTTTGTGACGTTCCTGCAGCGGCTGCTCAAACAGGTCGTCGGCAAGATCTATCTGATCGTGGACGGGCATCCGGTGCACAAATCCAGGAAAGCCACGCGCTTTGCCGCCACTCACTCGTCGCAGCTGCGGCTGATTCGGATGCCGGGCTACTGCCCGGAACTGAACCACGATGAATTGCTGAATCAGGACGTTAAGACCAACGGGCTCGGCAAGAGTCGGCCGACCAACCGGACCGAACTCATGGCCATCGTGCGCCGCCATTTGTATCGGCGCCAGAAGCAACCGCAGGTGATTACCAACCTGTTTCACGAGAAACATGTCCGCTATGCCGCGTCATGA
- a CDS encoding aquaporin — MWDALRRHWPEYLMEAAGLGLFMLSAVVFATVMEHPSSPVRAAIDTPLYRRIPMGLAMGLTAIGIIYSPWGKRSGAHINPAVTLTFYRLGKMTRWDAILYVLAQCAGGLVGVGLPALFIGNYMAHPSVNYVVTVPGDSGVVVAFMAELTIAFILMIVLLMAMNHDRLAPLTGLFAGLLVAAYVVVEAPFSGFGMNPARTFASALPAWRWTGFWLYMIAPPAGMLLAAELYVRIKGLGAVICAKLHHRNPTRCIFHCGYAAGS, encoded by the coding sequence ATGTGGGATGCGCTCAGACGCCACTGGCCGGAATATCTTATGGAAGCGGCCGGGCTGGGACTGTTCATGCTGTCCGCCGTCGTGTTTGCGACCGTGATGGAGCATCCTTCGTCGCCGGTGCGGGCCGCCATCGATACTCCGTTGTACCGCCGCATTCCCATGGGCCTCGCGATGGGACTCACGGCTATCGGCATTATCTACTCGCCGTGGGGCAAGCGATCGGGCGCACACATCAATCCGGCGGTCACGCTGACGTTTTATCGATTGGGAAAGATGACCCGGTGGGACGCCATCCTGTATGTCCTGGCTCAGTGTGCGGGCGGCCTCGTGGGCGTGGGACTGCCCGCATTGTTTATCGGCAACTACATGGCGCACCCTTCCGTGAATTACGTCGTCACCGTCCCGGGAGACAGTGGAGTGGTTGTCGCCTTCATGGCGGAACTTACGATCGCCTTTATCCTCATGATTGTTCTGTTGATGGCCATGAATCACGATCGTTTGGCTCCCTTGACGGGACTCTTTGCCGGCCTATTAGTGGCGGCCTACGTCGTCGTCGAGGCCCCCTTCTCGGGGTTTGGCATGAATCCGGCGAGAACGTTCGCGTCAGCGTTGCCGGCATGGCGATGGACCGGGTTTTGGCTGTACATGATTGCGCCCCCCGCGGGCATGCTCCTGGCCGCAGAGTTGTATGTGCGGATCAAGGGGCTTGGCGCCGTGATCTGCGCCAAGCTGCATCACCGCAATCCCACGCGATGCATTTTCCACTGCGGCTATGCGGCAGGGTCCTGA
- a CDS encoding DUF6789 family protein has product MKPNLMKALLGGFAGTVAMTMMMQFVAPLMLGQPMDVAHLLAEFLGTPWVLGMLIHFALGSLVFPVAYVFVLFTYLPGPPTLKGVLWGILLWVPAMAVTMPMLGQGFFMSQTLGLRGVMAAFMAHLIYGGVFGAIAGNGAK; this is encoded by the coding sequence ATGAAACCCAATCTGATGAAGGCGCTGCTCGGTGGATTTGCCGGGACGGTTGCCATGACGATGATGATGCAGTTTGTCGCTCCTCTCATGCTCGGACAACCCATGGATGTGGCTCATCTCTTGGCCGAGTTTCTCGGGACGCCATGGGTGCTAGGAATGCTGATTCATTTTGCATTGGGCAGTCTGGTCTTTCCAGTGGCATACGTCTTCGTCCTGTTTACCTACCTTCCTGGTCCTCCAACCCTTAAGGGAGTGTTGTGGGGAATTTTGCTATGGGTGCCAGCCATGGCGGTCACCATGCCGATGCTTGGGCAGGGCTTCTTTATGTCGCAGACGCTTGGCCTGAGAGGTGTAATGGCTGCATTCATGGCGCACCTCATCTATGGGGGAGTGTTTGGCGCAATTGCCGGAAACGGCGCCAAGTAA
- a CDS encoding VOC family protein — MWILLVAPVVAAQPAVQTVDAIGMTVSDVDRAVAFYSTVLAFEKVSEVEVLGAEYEHLEGIFGLRMKVVRMKLGDEVIELTEYLTPKGQPIPTDSHSNDLWFQHIAIVVKDMETAYERLRAFKVLHVSTSPQTIPSWNQAAAGIQAFYFRDPDGHNLELIYFPPGKGKPKWQDSGNRLFLGIDHSAISVRDTETSLVFYRDVLGLTVMGDSVNHGTEQEHLANVFGALVHITGLRPLGEGPGIEFLEYLAPTTGRPFPPQARANDLLHWQTRLVVDNLQGIAERLRHGKYALLSSDIVTLPNRVLGFTKGLLVRGPDGHAMMLVEK; from the coding sequence ATGTGGATCCTGCTTGTGGCGCCAGTCGTCGCGGCGCAGCCGGCTGTCCAGACAGTTGATGCGATTGGTATGACCGTCTCGGACGTGGACAGAGCCGTGGCATTTTATTCCACCGTCTTGGCCTTCGAGAAGGTTTCCGAGGTCGAAGTCCTCGGAGCCGAGTATGAACACCTGGAGGGGATATTCGGGCTACGGATGAAGGTCGTCCGCATGAAACTGGGCGATGAGGTGATTGAACTGACTGAATACCTTACCCCAAAGGGCCAACCCATTCCCACAGATTCTCACAGCAATGATTTGTGGTTTCAGCATATCGCCATTGTCGTGAAAGATATGGAAACGGCGTACGAGCGTCTTCGCGCATTCAAGGTGCTACATGTGTCGACGTCGCCGCAGACGATCCCGAGTTGGAACCAGGCTGCTGCAGGCATTCAAGCGTTCTATTTTCGTGATCCGGATGGCCACAACTTGGAGCTGATTTATTTTCCGCCGGGTAAGGGAAAGCCTAAATGGCAAGATTCAGGGAACCGATTATTTCTAGGTATTGACCATTCAGCGATTAGCGTAAGAGACACTGAGACCAGCTTGGTGTTTTATCGCGATGTGCTGGGGCTTACCGTTATGGGAGACAGCGTAAATCATGGGACCGAACAGGAGCATTTAGCCAATGTGTTTGGCGCCCTGGTGCATATTACCGGGCTCCGGCCCCTGGGCGAGGGGCCAGGCATTGAGTTTCTGGAGTATCTCGCACCAACCACCGGACGACCTTTCCCTCCTCAAGCACGAGCCAACGATTTACTTCATTGGCAGACACGATTAGTGGTGGATAATCTTCAGGGGATTGCCGAGCGTCTCAGACACGGGAAATATGCCCTTCTCTCATCGGATATCGTCACATTACCCAACCGAGTACTGGGCTTCACAAAAGGGTTGCTCGTCCGGGGTCCCGACGGGCATGCCATGATGTTGGTGGAAAAATAA
- a CDS encoding GMC oxidoreductase → MASNYHYDVIIIGTGAGGGTLAHHLAPSGKRILLLERGGYLPREKDNWDSRSVFVEKRYKAACNWEDKDGKVFHPGIHYYVGGNTKVYGAALLRFRKEDFGAIRHHGGISPAWPIAYDDLEPYYTKAEHLYQVHGEHGIDPTGPPVSAQYRYPPVKHEPRIQELHDDLKRMGHHPFPLPLGIRLNEDRREASPCIRCNTCDGYPCLVNAKSDAHITCVDPALTHSTVTLLTHAYVSRLEVSPSGREITKVHVSRHGAPEEYTADIVVVSCGAINSAALLLRSANDKHPRGLANSSDAVGRFYMCHNNSALLALSKHENPTVFQKTLAINDFYFRADDWDYPLGHIQMLGKSDLEQLRSGAPVFAPGMVLDQMAKHSIDFWLTSEDLPDPDNRVLLNKQGEISLHYTVNNDEGHARLTAKLKDMLSALGCEKHLIPTSLYLGKRIPLAGTAHQNGTIRFGTDPKTSALDVNCKAHDLDNLYVVDGSFFVSSTAVNPSLTIMANAMRVGDHLLTRLGVTSENGEK, encoded by the coding sequence ATGGCGAGCAACTATCATTATGACGTGATCATTATCGGCACGGGCGCAGGCGGCGGGACGCTGGCCCATCATCTGGCACCCTCCGGCAAACGCATCCTGCTTCTGGAGCGAGGCGGATACCTGCCACGCGAAAAAGACAATTGGGACTCGAGGTCTGTCTTCGTAGAGAAACGGTACAAGGCGGCCTGTAACTGGGAGGACAAGGATGGGAAGGTATTTCATCCGGGGATTCATTATTACGTAGGCGGCAACACTAAAGTATACGGCGCCGCCTTGCTGCGCTTTCGCAAGGAAGATTTTGGAGCGATTCGGCACCACGGCGGGATCTCGCCGGCCTGGCCGATCGCCTACGACGATCTTGAACCCTACTACACCAAGGCCGAGCACCTCTATCAGGTTCATGGCGAGCATGGCATCGATCCGACCGGCCCGCCAGTCAGCGCACAGTACCGCTACCCACCTGTAAAACATGAGCCACGGATTCAGGAATTACATGATGACTTGAAGCGGATGGGACACCACCCTTTTCCCCTTCCCTTGGGGATTCGCTTGAATGAAGACCGTCGAGAGGCGAGTCCCTGTATTCGGTGCAACACCTGCGATGGCTACCCCTGTTTGGTGAACGCCAAATCCGATGCGCACATTACGTGTGTCGACCCGGCGTTGACTCATTCCACGGTGACCCTCTTGACGCATGCCTATGTATCCCGGTTGGAGGTCAGTCCTTCCGGGCGGGAAATCACGAAGGTGCATGTGTCTCGTCATGGAGCGCCTGAGGAATATACGGCGGACATTGTGGTGGTGTCCTGCGGGGCCATCAACTCAGCGGCACTCCTCTTGCGGTCGGCAAACGACAAGCATCCAAGAGGCCTGGCCAACTCCTCGGACGCGGTGGGGCGCTTTTATATGTGCCATAACAACAGCGCGTTACTGGCGTTGTCGAAACACGAGAATCCCACGGTGTTTCAAAAAACGCTGGCGATCAACGACTTCTACTTTCGCGCCGACGATTGGGACTACCCGCTTGGGCACATCCAAATGCTCGGGAAATCTGACCTCGAACAGCTACGCTCCGGCGCTCCGGTGTTCGCGCCTGGAATGGTGCTGGATCAGATGGCCAAACATTCCATCGACTTCTGGCTGACCTCTGAGGACCTTCCGGACCCCGATAACCGTGTCCTGCTGAACAAGCAAGGTGAGATCTCCCTGCATTACACGGTGAACAACGATGAAGGCCACGCACGGCTTACGGCCAAACTGAAAGATATGCTGAGCGCACTCGGTTGCGAGAAGCACCTGATCCCGACGTCACTCTACTTAGGCAAGAGAATTCCGCTCGCAGGGACGGCGCATCAGAACGGAACGATCCGGTTCGGGACCGATCCCAAAACGTCGGCCCTCGATGTGAACTGCAAGGCGCACGATCTGGACAACTTGTACGTGGTGGATGGCAGTTTCTTCGTGTCCAGCACTGCGGTGAATCCCTCCTTGACGATCATGGCGAATGCCATGCGGGTGGGGGATCATTTACTCACACGCCTCGGCGTCACTTCAGAAAACGGAGAAAAGTGA
- a CDS encoding response regulator: protein MFEQPVRAPMILLVDDDADMTMGLSDRLTAEGCHVAIAHSGLEALHWLQDHRPSAVLLDFHMPEMDGIETLLAIQTVDSKIPVIMVTGAEPQDLLRHRELCAAAAYLPKPVEWTVLRQTLIVVLGQWLTGGVQAEESPIVRPCEKG, encoded by the coding sequence ATGTTCGAACAGCCGGTGCGCGCTCCCATGATCCTGTTGGTGGACGATGATGCTGATATGACGATGGGACTTTCAGACAGGCTGACTGCTGAAGGATGTCATGTTGCGATTGCCCATAGTGGACTCGAAGCCCTCCATTGGCTTCAGGACCATCGACCGTCTGCCGTTCTCCTCGACTTTCACATGCCGGAAATGGACGGCATTGAAACACTTCTGGCGATTCAGACGGTCGATTCGAAGATTCCCGTCATTATGGTGACGGGGGCCGAGCCCCAGGACCTTCTGCGCCATCGAGAACTCTGCGCGGCCGCAGCGTACCTTCCGAAACCGGTCGAGTGGACGGTGCTTCGACAGACATTGATCGTGGTGTTGGGACAGTGGCTTACCGGGGGAGTCCAGGCAGAGGAATCGCCTATCGTCCGCCCTTGCGAGAAAGGCTAG
- a CDS encoding IS5 family transposase, with product MPQQTFAEASFERYRKPTRRERFLDEMNRVVPWADLTAAIEPFYPRAEGPGRPPVGVERMLRLHCLQQWFNLSDPAVEEALYDSRAMRQFVGIDLGREPVPDETTICKFRHLLEAHQVGEQLFARIGAYLAAQGMKVSRGTIVDATIIAAPSSTKNRQKERDPEMHQTKKGNQWDFGMKAHLGVDSRTKLIHAVAATAANVHDSQVLPKLLHGQETRVGGDAAYSGQRDVIRHHAPGAKSFIQTKAHRHRPLSEAERARNRTKSKVRAKVEHVFLVIKRIFGWSKVRYRGLAKNTHWLFISCGLANLYVARQRLLTEA from the coding sequence ATGCCGCAACAGACCTTCGCGGAAGCCAGCTTTGAACGGTATCGCAAGCCCACCCGCCGCGAGCGGTTTCTCGATGAGATGAACCGCGTGGTGCCGTGGGCGGACCTGACCGCGGCCATTGAGCCGTTTTATCCCAGGGCCGAGGGCCCGGGGCGTCCGCCGGTGGGCGTCGAACGCATGCTGCGCCTCCATTGTCTGCAACAGTGGTTCAACCTGTCGGACCCGGCGGTGGAGGAGGCGCTGTACGACTCGCGCGCCATGCGGCAGTTCGTGGGCATTGATCTCGGCCGTGAGCCCGTGCCGGATGAGACGACGATCTGCAAATTTCGGCATCTGCTGGAAGCCCATCAGGTGGGGGAACAACTCTTTGCGCGGATCGGAGCGTATCTGGCCGCCCAAGGCATGAAGGTCAGCCGGGGGACCATCGTGGATGCGACCATTATTGCGGCACCCAGTTCGACCAAGAATCGCCAGAAGGAGCGGGATCCAGAAATGCATCAGACGAAGAAAGGGAACCAGTGGGACTTCGGTATGAAGGCCCATCTGGGCGTCGATAGCCGGACCAAGCTGATCCATGCGGTGGCCGCCACGGCGGCCAATGTGCATGACAGCCAGGTCTTGCCAAAGCTGCTGCATGGACAGGAGACCCGCGTGGGGGGGGACGCGGCCTACAGCGGGCAACGCGACGTGATCCGGCACCACGCCCCCGGTGCCAAGAGCTTTATCCAGACCAAAGCCCATCGGCATCGGCCCCTGAGCGAGGCCGAGCGGGCCCGCAATCGCACCAAGTCGAAGGTCCGCGCCAAAGTCGAGCATGTGTTCTTGGTGATCAAGCGCATCTTTGGATGGTCCAAAGTCCGCTACCGCGGGTTGGCGAAGAATACCCACTGGCTGTTCATCAGCTGTGGCTTGGCGAATCTGTACGTGGCTCGACAGCGCCTGCTGACGGAGGCGTAG
- a CDS encoding Crp/Fnr family transcriptional regulator — protein sequence MSHSPTSPNKLWYLKHIHLFDGISPSEMQEMEKITRMEEVKKRQPLYLPGDPSSSVYLLKRGRVKIANTAPNGKEVTFEILEAGDVFGELDVLQDAPRSTSAETLDDALICVIPRKDFDQYLAMHPNVTIKLTKLIGLRLKKIQSRVEDLVFREVPARLAHLLSELGKTEGVADKQGIRLKVKLTHQEMANLIGCSRETVSTTMGQFRDDGLIQMDGRTITILSEKGLSRLLG from the coding sequence ATGAGCCATTCCCCCACCTCCCCTAACAAGCTCTGGTACCTCAAGCACATTCATTTGTTCGACGGGATTTCCCCCTCTGAGATGCAGGAGATGGAGAAGATCACTCGCATGGAGGAGGTCAAGAAGCGGCAGCCCTTGTACCTTCCTGGAGACCCAAGCAGCAGTGTGTACCTCCTCAAGCGAGGGCGCGTGAAAATTGCCAACACGGCGCCGAACGGGAAAGAAGTCACCTTCGAGATCTTAGAGGCGGGAGACGTCTTTGGAGAACTCGACGTGCTGCAAGACGCTCCTCGCTCGACATCGGCTGAGACTCTCGATGATGCGCTTATTTGTGTGATTCCACGGAAGGATTTCGATCAATACTTGGCTATGCACCCCAACGTGACGATCAAACTGACCAAGCTGATCGGCCTGCGGCTCAAAAAAATCCAGAGCCGCGTTGAAGATCTCGTCTTTCGCGAGGTGCCGGCCCGCCTGGCCCACCTGCTCTCGGAACTAGGCAAGACCGAAGGCGTTGCGGACAAGCAGGGCATCCGTCTCAAGGTCAAGTTGACCCACCAGGAAATGGCCAATCTGATCGGCTGCAGCCGTGAAACCGTGAGCACCACGATGGGGCAGTTCCGGGACGACGGCCTCATTCAAATGGATGGCCGGACGATTACTATTCTGAGCGAGAAGGGGTTGTCCAGGCTTCTCGGCTGA
- a CDS encoding IS630 family transposase (programmed frameshift) produces the protein MEAYSQDLRDRVLRALERGERPTAIAARFEVSRVWVYQVRNRLTQTGQRSSLPIGGHRQSRLVGMEPTLRAWLKETGDLTLAEMCARLAAHGIAMKVPALWHQLDKWKLTLKKTLHASEQDRADVQAARREWQAAQPALDITKLVFLDETGTSTNMARRYGRAPRGERCVAAVPHGHWHTTTFVAGLRHDDISAPMVAEGAMTGALFLKYVQEFLCPTLHPGDIVIADNLRSHKVAGVNKALEAVGAHIRYLPPYSPDLNPIEKLFAKLKALLRKTAPRTVDALWADIGMLLDRFTPAECTRYFASSGYVKT, from the exons ATGGAGGCCTATTCGCAGGATCTACGGGACCGTGTGTTGAGAGCATTGGAACGTGGGGAGCGTCCGACAGCCATTGCCGCCCGATTTGAAGTCAGTCGGGTCTGGGTGTATCAGGTGCGGAACCGGCTCACGCAGACGGGGCAGCGGAGCAGTCTCCCAATTGGAGGCCATCGGCAGTCCCGGTTGGTCGGGATGGAGCCGACACTGCGGGCATGGTTGAAGGAAACAGGTGATCTGACCCTTGCGGAGATGTGTGCCCGATTAGCGGCACACGGGATTGCGATGAAGGTCCCCGCCTTGTGGCATCAACTCGACAAATGGAAGCTCACCCTTAAAAAAACC CTACACGCCAGCGAGCAAGATCGCGCCGACGTGCAAGCCGCACGGCGTGAGTGGCAGGCAGCCCAACCCGCGCTGGACATCACGAAGCTGGTCTTTCTGGATGAAACGGGAACGTCGACGAACATGGCCCGGCGCTACGGACGCGCCCCGCGTGGTGAACGGTGCGTCGCCGCTGTCCCGCACGGACATTGGCACACCACCACCTTCGTGGCCGGGCTGCGGCATGATGACATCTCCGCTCCGATGGTGGCGGAGGGGGCCATGACCGGCGCCCTGTTCCTCAAATATGTCCAGGAATTCTTATGCCCGACACTCCACCCCGGCGATATCGTCATCGCCGACAACTTACGCAGTCACAAAGTGGCCGGCGTCAACAAGGCGCTTGAGGCGGTGGGGGCACACATTCGCTATCTCCCGCCGTATTCCCCCGATCTCAATCCCATTGAAAAACTGTTTGCCAAACTCAAAGCGCTGCTCCGGAAAACTGCCCCTCGAACCGTGGACGCGCTCTGGGCTGACATCGGCATGTTGCTCGACCGCTTCACACCCGCTGAATGCACGCGCTACTTCGCGTCTTCAGGCTATGTAAAGACATAA